The following nucleotide sequence is from Anaerococcus sp. Marseille-Q7828.
CGAAGAACCCTTTGCGAAATTGATGGAAGGTCAAATGTAGCGAAGTCCAAAAGCAGGCCACCCGCCACATACAGGGCGATTTGGCTAACGGAGCCTACCGAGGGAGGCCCTTTAAGGCCGACCGAAAGATCTTTATAAAGAATTTTGTAAAGAAAGATTTTTCTTGTTCTAATGAATTATTGTCTTTTATTTTGTTTGTAATTTTAGGTTTATTCTTCGACACCGGGGCGCAGGGCGGTAGGGGCGTTTAGCCCGTCCGGCTCATAGAGGACAGGCCCCTTTTGCCCACGAAAACTCGTTTCTGTCGAAACTTCTGCGTGCTCTCGCACTAAGTTTTCGGGATAAACAACCGAAATCAACGGTTGTTTATCTCCCCGGGCCCTCGACCCATTTCACCCCTCTGCCACTGCGTGGAGCGAATTAGTAAGAATTTGCTGTGCAAATTCTGGCGATTTAATTTGGTGAATTCGCATTATAGACTACAAAAATTGGTGTTTTCTAAATCTTGAATTTCTAAAATCGCAAACTCGCTACGCTCAAACAGTGCGATTTCTTAACGAAATTCTACAATTTGAAAACAAAGCAATTTTCCACCACATTTATGCAGGTAACTGACATACCTGTCATTCTGATTGAGCGCTAGCGAGAGAAGAATCTCCTGGCGTAATGGTTGTCTATGAGATCCTTCGGTCACATTCGTTCCCTCAAGAATGACAGGTGTGCCGGAGTTATTTATGCATTGAATATAATTTATATTATAAAAAAAGAATTCGCGAAGCGAACTTCTACTAATCATTGCCCCACGCAGTGGCGGAGGGGGTGATAGGGGTTTTGATATATCTTATCCTTCAATAGCAGTTTATGTTAGAAAGAAAAGAGAAGCTTCTAAAGAATGTTTCATTAAGCAAGTATATGATTTTGCTGATATGTTAGAATATGACTTTGGTGAACTTAAGCTTGTAATAGATGGCAAACTTGTTAGTTTAAATATGGCAGTTATGAGCTCCCCTGCTTCTAATTTTAGATGGGCTTATCTATACACAAGTCAAAATCAAGATGTATTCTTTGATTCACAAGTAAGATTTTTTAATATGATTGGAGGAATGTATAGAGAAATAGTCTATGATAATATGAGAAATGTTGTTAGTAAGTTCATAGGTAAAAATGAAAAAGAACTTAATCCAAGACTAATAGAGTTTGCCAACTACTATGGCTTTTCAATCAATGTAACCAATTGTTTTTCAGGAAACGAAAAAGGTCATGTTGAAGGAAGTGTTAGGATAATTAGAAAGGATGCTTTTTGTGAAAAATATGAGTTTGATTCAATTGATCAAGCACAAGAGTACTTAAATTCTAAACTTATGGAGTTAAATAAGGACTCTAAGATTAATGAGGAAAAGAAACACCTTCTAGTCCTAAGACCTACTTATGAACTATCAAAAGTATCTTTTGCTAGGGTAGATAAGTATTCTTTAATACAAGTTGATAAAAACAAGTATTCACTACCAGATTACATGGTTGGAAGAACTGTTCTTGTTAGAACTTATGCTAGGGAAATTAAAATATATGTAAATGATAAACTTCTAGCCGTTCATAAAAGAAAAGATGGTGCTAATGAATATAGCATTGACATCACTCATTACCTAAAATCATTAGCACGTAAACCAGGTGCAATTCGTAATTCTCTCGCCTTAAAAAGTCAGCCTGATTTAAAAAACATCTTCGATAAATACTTTACCTCTAACCCAAAGAAGTTCATAGAATTAATAGAACTTAACAAAGATAAGGGTATTGATCAAATAGTTGATATCTTAAATAACTATTCTAACACTAAGAAAGAACTTGATGTATTAGATATTGTAAAAACTGATAAAAAAGAAGCTGACATAGAAATAAAGGCAAGAAAAATAGTGTCCTCCTATGATAGCCTTGTTATTGGAGGCTAATATGAATATTAAAGAAGCTTCTAACATACTTAAGCTCTCTTATCTAAGAGAGTCATATGAGGATTTAATAGAAGAATCATCAAATCTAAACTTATCTAACGAAGACTTCTTAAAACTTTTCTTAGAAAGAGAGGTAGAAAGAAGAAAAAACAACGGGATAGCAAGAAGAATAAGAAATGCTAAATTTATCAACAAGAAATTCTTAGAAGACTTTGATAAAACAAAATATTCTCTAGAACTAAACAAAAAATTTGAATATCTTGAAACACTAAAATTCATAGATAACAAAGAAAACATAATCATGATAGGAACACCTGGTTGTGGAAAGACTCACTATGCAACTGCCTTAGGTATTAAGGCATGTATTGCTGGAAAGAATCTACTCTTTACATCAGTTCCCAACTTAGTAATAGAATTACAGGAGGCAATGAGTAAAAATCAAATTACTAATTACAAAAGAAAATTTGAAAAATATGATTTAGTAATACTAGATGAGCTAGGATATGTATCATTTGATAAAACAGGATGCGAAATATTATTTAATCTCCTCTCATCAAGAAATGATAAGGGATCAATAATATTAACCACAAACCTAAACTTTGAAAGATGGGAAGAAGTATTTAAAGATCCAATGCTAACGGGAGCAATAGTAGATAGACTTGCTCATAGAGCCCATATCATGGATATGTCTAGGGAAAAATCATATAGGATGGAAGATAGTATAGAGTGGTCAAAAAATATTTAAAAATATATGTAAAAGCGCCTTTCCCCTAGGGGAAAGCTAGTAAAAGATATTAAGTATTTCTTTACCATAAGTGGACCATTTTTCGGTTGCATTTACAGAAGCTTTTTATTATACTGACTACAGAACGAGAAAGGAGAATATATCAATGTCTGTTCAAAATAATAAACGATATCAATTTAACGAATTTCAAATTAAGCTGTTTATGGCAATGCTTATGGTATTAGATCATTTGCCACATATTCCAGGACTGGTGCCACCTTTATTGGTAGGTATATTCCATGCAGTAACACGTTGCGTGGGGGTATGGTTTGCATTTAA
It contains:
- the istB gene encoding IS21-like element helper ATPase IstB, with amino-acid sequence MNIKEASNILKLSYLRESYEDLIEESSNLNLSNEDFLKLFLEREVERRKNNGIARRIRNAKFINKKFLEDFDKTKYSLELNKKFEYLETLKFIDNKENIIMIGTPGCGKTHYATALGIKACIAGKNLLFTSVPNLVIELQEAMSKNQITNYKRKFEKYDLVILDELGYVSFDKTGCEILFNLLSSRNDKGSIILTTNLNFERWEEVFKDPMLTGAIVDRLAHRAHIMDMSREKSYRMEDSIEWSKNI